A stretch of the Papaver somniferum cultivar HN1 chromosome 6, ASM357369v1, whole genome shotgun sequence genome encodes the following:
- the LOC113289238 gene encoding glucan endo-1,3-beta-glucosidase 7-like isoform X2: MEKLRHSSLIFLILSLLFQSFFYANSESFIGINYGLVADNLPPPSETAKLLKSTSIGKVRLYGADPAIITSLANSDIGIVIGTSNADIPALATDPNFAKQWITTNVKPYYPASNIILITVGNEVFKSGDQNWISQLVPAMHNVQEALSSESLGGKIKVSTVHAMSVLANSEPPSAGSFDPAFGDTMKGLLGFLKDTGSPFMVNPYPFFAYQSDPRPETLAFCLFQPNSGRPDSGTQITYMNMFDAQKYFGAG; the protein is encoded by the exons ATGGAGAAGCTTCGCCATAGCTCCTTGATCTTCTTGATTCTATCTCTCTTATTTCAATCTTTCTTCTACGCAA ATTCAGAATCGTTCATTGGTATAAACTACGGTTTAGTTGCAGATAATCTCCCACCACCATCTGAAACAGCGAAGCTGTTAAAATCAACATCAATCGGCAAAGTCAGATTATACGGAGCAGATCCGGCGATAATAACATCCCTAGCTAATTCCGATATAGGAATCGTTATTGGTACATCGAACGCTGACATACCCGCTTTAGCAACTGATCCAAACTTCGCCAAACAATGGATTACTACAAATGTGAAACCGTATTATCCAGCAAGTAATATAATCTTGATTACAGTTGGTAATGAAGTTTTCAAATCAGGCGATCAAAATTGGATATCACAGCTTGTTCCTGCGATGCATAATGTACAAGAAGCCTTGAGTTCTGAATCTTTAGGTGGTAAGATTAAGGTTTCAACTGTTCATGCTATGTCTGTGTTGGCAAATTCTGAACCTCCTTCTGCTGGAAGTTTTGATCCTGCTTTTGGAGACACAATGAAAGGattattagggtttttgaaagatACTGGTTCTCCTTTCATGGTTAATCCTTATCCATTCTTCGCTTATCAGAGTGATCCAAGACCTGAAACTTTGGCGTTTTGTCTGTTTCAACCTAACTCGGGACGACCCGACTCGGGTACTCAAATCACCTACATGAATATGTTCGACGCTCAG AAGTATTTTGGTGCAGGTTGA
- the LOC113289237 gene encoding cyclase-associated protein 1-like, with the protein MEEKLIQRLESAVQRLESLSSGFRYGSTGISTDGDDHAPLDPSISAYQDLIDQFVGRILSAAENIGGNVLEATKVLEEAFSVQKELLIKVKQCQKPDLEALAGFLKPLNEVIMKANALTEGKRPDNFNHLKAAADSLTALAWIAYSGKDCGMSLPIAHVEESWNMAEFYSNKILVEFKSKDPNHLEWAKALKDLYLPGLRDYVKSFHPLGPAWNPTGKATVSAPTSVPSKAQSKGGPAPPPPPAASLLSAEPSKAPSSQPKGMSAVFQEISSGSVTSGLRKVTDDMKSKNRADRSGVVNSNEKESRTSSPSVTKVGPAKFELQMGRKWVVENQVGRKDLVIDECDSKQSVYVYGCKDSVLQIKGKVNNITLDKCSKMGIVFTDVVAAFEIVNCTGVEVQCQGSAPTVSVDNTSGCQLYLSKDSLETSITTAKSSEINVLVPGDSPDGDLVEHALPQQFVNVYKDGQFTTTPVSHSGA; encoded by the exons ATGGAGGAAAAACTGATACAGAGATTAGAATCTGCAGTGCAACGTTTAGAGTCGCTTTCTTCTGGATTTCGTTATGGTTCTACGGGAATTAGTACCGATGGTGATGATCATGCACCATTAGATCCATCAATCTCTGCATATCAAGATCTAATTGATCAATTTGTTGGTAGGATCTTATCTGCTGCTGAGAACATTGGTGGGAATGTTCTTGAAGCTACTAAAGTTTTAGAAGAAGCGTTTAGTGTTCAGAAAGAACTTCTCATCAAAGTCAAGCAATGTCAG aaaccagacCTCGAGGCTTTGGCTGGTTTTCTCAAGCCGTTGAACGAAGTAATTATGAAAGCAAATGCCTTGACAGAAGGAAAACGACCTGATAACTTTAACCACTTGAAGGCTGCAGCTGATAGTCTAACCGCTCTAGCTTGGATTGCTTATTCTGGCAAAGATTGTG GTATGAGTCTTCCTATTGCACATGTGGAAGAAAGTTGGAATATGGCAGAATTTTATAGCAACAAG ATTCTTGTTGAGTTCAAAAGTAAGGACCCAAATCATTTGGAGTGGGCTAAAGCTCTGAAAGATCTTTACTTACCTGGCCTGAGGGACTATGTTAAGAGTTTCCATCCTTTGGGTCCAGCTTGGAATCCTACTGGTAAAGCAACTGTTTCAGCACCCACATCAGTCCCATCAAAAGCTCAGTCAAAGGGAGGCCCTGCCCCTCCACCGCCTCCTGCTGCTTCTCTCTTGAGTGCTGAACCTTCTAAGGCACCATCATCACAACCAAAAGGGATGTCGGCTGTATTTCAAGAGATCAGTTCAGGATCTGTGACTTCAG GGTTGAGGAAGGTAACAGACGACATGAAGTCAAAGAACCGTGCAGATAGAAGTGGTGTTGTTAACTCTAATGAGAAGGAGTCTCGTACTAGTTCTCCTTCTGTTACCAAAGTAGGACCTGCAAAATTTGAGCTTCAAATGGGTCGCAA ATGGGTTGTTGAGAATCAAGTTGGAAGAAAGGACTTGGTCATTGACGAATGTGATTCTAAACAGTCTGTATATGTTTATGGGTGCAAAGATTCTGTTTTGCAGATCAAAG GAAAAGTGAACAACATAACGCTGGATAAATGCTCAAAGATGGGAATTGTCTTTACG GATGTCGTGGCAgcttttgagattgtgaattGCACAGGCGTAGAGGTGCAGTGTCAG GGTTCCGCACCAACAGTTTCAGTGGACAATACTTCAGGTTGCCAACTATATTTAAGCAAAGATTCTTTAGAGACTTCTATAACGACAGCTAAGTCAAGCGAAATCAACGTTTTAGTACCTGGGGATTCACCTGATGGTGATTTG GTGGAGCACGCACTGCCACAACAGTTTGTCAATGTTTACAAGGATGGCCAGTTTACAACTACGCCAGTCTCTCACTCTGGTGCATAA
- the LOC113289238 gene encoding glucan endo-1,3-beta-glucosidase 7-like isoform X1, with the protein MEKLRHSSLIFLILSLLFQSFFYANSESFIGINYGLVADNLPPPSETAKLLKSTSIGKVRLYGADPAIITSLANSDIGIVIGTSNADIPALATDPNFAKQWITTNVKPYYPASNIILITVGNEVFKSGDQNWISQLVPAMHNVQEALSSESLGGKIKVSTVHAMSVLANSEPPSAGSFDPAFGDTMKGLLGFLKDTGSPFMVNPYPFFAYQSDPRPETLAFCLFQPNSGRPDSGTQITYMNMFDAQVDAVRSALNAMDSKDVEIVVAETG; encoded by the exons ATGGAGAAGCTTCGCCATAGCTCCTTGATCTTCTTGATTCTATCTCTCTTATTTCAATCTTTCTTCTACGCAA ATTCAGAATCGTTCATTGGTATAAACTACGGTTTAGTTGCAGATAATCTCCCACCACCATCTGAAACAGCGAAGCTGTTAAAATCAACATCAATCGGCAAAGTCAGATTATACGGAGCAGATCCGGCGATAATAACATCCCTAGCTAATTCCGATATAGGAATCGTTATTGGTACATCGAACGCTGACATACCCGCTTTAGCAACTGATCCAAACTTCGCCAAACAATGGATTACTACAAATGTGAAACCGTATTATCCAGCAAGTAATATAATCTTGATTACAGTTGGTAATGAAGTTTTCAAATCAGGCGATCAAAATTGGATATCACAGCTTGTTCCTGCGATGCATAATGTACAAGAAGCCTTGAGTTCTGAATCTTTAGGTGGTAAGATTAAGGTTTCAACTGTTCATGCTATGTCTGTGTTGGCAAATTCTGAACCTCCTTCTGCTGGAAGTTTTGATCCTGCTTTTGGAGACACAATGAAAGGattattagggtttttgaaagatACTGGTTCTCCTTTCATGGTTAATCCTTATCCATTCTTCGCTTATCAGAGTGATCCAAGACCTGAAACTTTGGCGTTTTGTCTGTTTCAACCTAACTCGGGACGACCCGACTCGGGTACTCAAATCACCTACATGAATATGTTCGACGCTCAG GTTGATGCAGTACGATCAGCGTTGAATGCAATGGACTCCAAGGATGTGGAGATTGTTGTGGCAGAAACAGGATAA